In Mycobacterium sp. 050128, one genomic interval encodes:
- a CDS encoding glycosyltransferase: protein MKHELDRSYLKQPVGDSAALPSTRSLAVLIVAHSGESLQACLASVAEHLPELGVYVCANDIEDLAARHPAVHWVPGSANGGFAAAFNALVEHAPPDADLLLLRADARLLGPLTRTRELLRRPKVAAVSPMAQDGPAAGRRPWDVATRRHTVARALMADAGHSDSLRGTPISPRYARQPLESQSLDGDLDGTCLAINRAAWNTIGGFDEEFFGYGETADWQARARAAGWRLLLADELGVDRGGPTTGRGDQRRRQRELARTNTALLLEHQKSVHHADLYLAGTTLLQRVQSSRREVPVARRTDLPSIVISSNRLVYGGAERQKALLATELDRRGYSVTIVCVQRFGPLIAEIPPTVRVVRQPWWAPVIDVPEGPTVLITADTNTEAGFATLWRAAGKGRRWLVAPHVPPEQDRPIYSRPLTVAMRQADGFIVLAQRHWDMLAAQHRLWGRRFVAPNGVARAGDPVPPTRTRTAGEPLHLVMLSRILEHKNPHLLVEALAGLTDMPWQLSIFGDGPDREKLQARTPAELRDRVHWRGWVAGPETALADADLLCVPSRSEAFPLVILEAMARSIPVAASAICAVPEMLDFGKAGFLVDPVSVSGWRERLADILAEPDELPSIGQRGYERMHKHYTVEAMTDAYIEAINAVL from the coding sequence ATGAAGCATGAATTGGATCGGTCCTATCTGAAGCAACCGGTCGGCGACTCGGCCGCGCTGCCGTCGACGCGGTCACTCGCGGTGCTGATCGTCGCGCACTCCGGTGAGTCGCTTCAGGCGTGCCTGGCCAGCGTCGCCGAGCACCTACCCGAGCTCGGAGTCTATGTCTGCGCCAACGACATCGAGGACTTGGCCGCACGGCACCCGGCCGTGCACTGGGTGCCGGGGTCGGCGAATGGTGGCTTCGCGGCGGCATTCAACGCGCTGGTCGAGCACGCACCTCCCGACGCCGATCTGCTGTTGCTTCGTGCCGATGCCCGACTGCTGGGGCCCTTGACCCGCACCCGGGAGTTGCTGCGTCGGCCGAAAGTCGCGGCGGTCTCGCCGATGGCCCAGGACGGCCCGGCGGCCGGCCGCAGGCCCTGGGACGTCGCGACCCGGCGCCACACCGTCGCCCGGGCACTGATGGCCGACGCCGGTCATTCCGACTCGCTGCGCGGCACGCCGATCTCACCGCGCTATGCCCGACAGCCGCTCGAATCACAAAGTCTCGACGGCGATTTGGACGGTACCTGTCTGGCGATCAACCGCGCGGCGTGGAACACCATCGGCGGATTCGACGAAGAGTTCTTCGGCTACGGCGAAACGGCCGACTGGCAGGCGCGGGCCCGCGCGGCGGGCTGGCGGTTGCTGCTTGCCGACGAGCTCGGCGTCGATCGGGGCGGCCCGACGACCGGCCGGGGCGACCAGCGCCGCCGCCAGCGGGAGTTGGCGCGCACCAACACCGCGCTACTGCTCGAACACCAGAAGAGCGTTCATCACGCGGATCTGTATCTGGCCGGTACCACGCTGCTGCAGCGCGTCCAGAGCTCCAGGCGCGAGGTGCCCGTCGCCCGCCGCACCGACCTGCCGTCGATCGTGATCTCCAGCAACCGCCTGGTGTACGGCGGTGCCGAGCGTCAAAAAGCATTGCTGGCAACGGAATTGGACCGGCGCGGCTACTCGGTCACCATCGTCTGCGTGCAGCGGTTCGGCCCGTTGATCGCCGAGATCCCGCCGACCGTGCGCGTCGTGCGCCAGCCCTGGTGGGCGCCGGTGATCGACGTGCCAGAGGGCCCGACCGTGCTCATCACCGCCGACACCAATACCGAGGCGGGGTTTGCGACATTGTGGCGCGCGGCCGGCAAGGGCCGGCGCTGGCTGGTGGCACCGCATGTTCCTCCCGAACAGGACCGGCCCATCTATTCCCGGCCACTGACCGTTGCCATGCGCCAGGCAGACGGTTTCATCGTTCTGGCGCAACGGCACTGGGACATGCTTGCCGCACAGCATCGGCTCTGGGGCCGGCGTTTCGTCGCCCCCAACGGCGTCGCCCGGGCCGGCGATCCCGTGCCACCGACCCGGACCCGGACCGCCGGCGAGCCGCTGCACCTGGTGATGTTGTCGCGCATCCTCGAGCACAAGAACCCGCACCTGCTGGTCGAGGCCCTCGCCGGACTGACCGATATGCCTTGGCAGCTATCGATTTTCGGTGATGGCCCGGACCGGGAGAAGCTGCAGGCACGCACGCCGGCGGAGCTGCGCGACAGGGTGCACTGGCGCGGCTGGGTAGCCGGCCCCGAGACGGCGCTGGCCGATGCGGATCTGCTGTGTGTTCCCAGCCGCTCCGAGGCTTTCCCGCTGGTGATTCTCGAGGCGATGGCCCGGTCGATACCGGTTGCGGCGTCGGCGATTTGCGCCGTACCCGAGATGCTGGATTTCGGAAAGGCGGGATTCCTCGTGGACCCCGTGTCGGTGTCGGGATGGCGAGAGCGCTTGGCCGACATCCTCGCGGAGCCCGACGAATTGCCGTCGATCGGGCAGCGCGGCTACGAACGCATGCACAAGCACTATACGGTGGAGGCGATGACCGACGCCTACATCGAGGCGATCAACGCGGTATTGTGA
- a CDS encoding flippase yields MTEPTAPGAVVSSVPLRRVAHAFSIQLICRALGMMASVVSVAMTARYLGPGRYGLLSIAMLFIAMWTSLADLGIATVIVRRVTSGRGDLERLVRVNSGMALVYCLPLALLAAGSGLLVYHDSDVQVMLIVLSGALLMQTMVTRFEPVFLATVRFTAVAISDVVGRLGALAMVAILVTQRADVIWFAVAQLIPPAVALLIQGAAAMRHISVRPVFAPREATDLLRESLPLIGFLVVGLLYCRADGVILSLLSTHSEVGVYGLAFTIAFNTIVVSLIFLKSTLSTATELFARDVVAFAGFLRRSVELMYFVAVPVAVIGALLAGPLIGLFGDQAFVARGTPTLALLFVAAALRFVSGTLGQGLVASHHQRILFWLTIATLVLNVGLNLWLAGRYGAIGPGVALVCTEFFNMVISSWWLHRHCGYRTPMVFLLRVLVPTGASVVVTLLLSGHHVVVILAVGAAVYLATSAAVGPLRWSDLSSLRRSQLAA; encoded by the coding sequence ATGACTGAGCCGACGGCACCCGGTGCGGTCGTATCGTCAGTGCCGCTGCGGCGGGTGGCTCACGCGTTCTCCATCCAGCTGATCTGCCGCGCGCTGGGGATGATGGCCTCGGTGGTGTCGGTGGCCATGACCGCCCGCTATCTGGGTCCCGGACGTTACGGCCTGCTCTCCATCGCGATGCTCTTCATCGCCATGTGGACCAGCCTGGCCGACCTCGGCATCGCCACCGTGATCGTGCGGCGGGTGACCTCCGGCCGCGGCGACCTCGAGCGCCTGGTCCGCGTCAACAGCGGTATGGCCCTGGTCTACTGCCTTCCGCTGGCGCTGCTGGCGGCCGGGTCGGGCTTGCTGGTCTATCACGACTCCGATGTGCAGGTGATGCTCATCGTGCTGTCCGGGGCGCTGCTGATGCAGACCATGGTGACGCGGTTCGAGCCGGTGTTTCTTGCCACCGTGCGGTTCACCGCCGTAGCGATCTCCGACGTCGTCGGCAGGCTCGGCGCACTGGCCATGGTCGCCATCCTGGTGACACAGCGCGCCGACGTCATCTGGTTCGCTGTCGCACAACTCATTCCGCCCGCCGTGGCACTGCTGATCCAGGGCGCCGCCGCGATGCGCCACATCTCGGTGCGGCCGGTCTTCGCGCCACGGGAGGCCACCGACCTGTTGCGGGAAAGCCTGCCGCTGATCGGATTCCTCGTCGTCGGGCTGCTGTACTGCCGCGCCGACGGCGTGATCCTGTCGCTATTGAGCACCCACTCCGAGGTCGGTGTGTACGGGTTGGCCTTCACGATCGCCTTCAACACCATCGTGGTGTCGCTGATCTTCCTGAAGTCGACGCTGTCGACGGCCACCGAGCTGTTTGCGCGTGACGTCGTCGCGTTCGCCGGCTTTCTGCGCCGCAGCGTCGAGTTGATGTACTTCGTCGCGGTTCCGGTAGCGGTGATCGGCGCGCTGCTGGCAGGTCCGTTGATCGGGCTCTTCGGCGACCAGGCGTTCGTCGCCCGCGGGACCCCGACCCTGGCGTTGTTATTCGTCGCTGCGGCACTGCGATTCGTCAGCGGCACGCTCGGCCAGGGGTTGGTCGCCAGCCACCATCAGCGGATCTTGTTCTGGTTGACCATCGCCACCCTGGTGCTCAACGTCGGGCTCAACCTCTGGCTGGCCGGGCGCTACGGTGCGATCGGGCCCGGCGTCGCGCTGGTGTGCACGGAGTTCTTCAACATGGTGATCAGCAGCTGGTGGCTGCACCGGCACTGCGGCTACCGCACACCGATGGTCTTCTTGCTGCGGGTGTTGGTGCCGACGGGCGCCAGTGTCGTTGTCACACTACTGCTTTCGGGCCATCACGTGGTTGTCATCCTGGCGGTCGGCGCGGCCGTCTACCTGGCCACCAGCGCGGCCGTCGGGCCGCTGCGCTGGTCGGACCTGAGCTCGCTGCGCCGGAGTCAGCTCGCGGCATGA
- a CDS encoding sugar transferase, whose translation MISLPGGRLPGSALATQMVAVPDSKAARRWQDLYAGRLRVSDTVIVSGSVMLAQLVRFGESPARTSAYSGPVMTLFSILFAALWLAALAVFQTRSPRIIGSGIDEYRRIGSASFWTFGIIAMVTLLAKVDLARGYLAIALPAGTLGLLASRSLWRQHLGSKRARGQCQTKVLAVGDRQAVAHLAHELARNPRAGCVVVGVCIPGYGPSRGNTLVVDGREVPILGDESHAVDAIDQCGADTVAVTRTEHFGVRGIRELMWQLETKDVDLVVSPGVMDVAEARLTLQLTAGLPLLHVEKPQYEGTQRFQKQAFDFCFSLAALIATAPVLIAAAIAIKLTSKGPVFYPSERIGMDGHPFTMLKFRTMTEGADKQLDQLLAHNESAGGMLFKMRRDPRVTPVGRILRRFSIDELPQFINVIKGDMSVVGPRPPLRREVENYDGDVARRLLVKPGVSGLWQVSGRSELSWEQTVRLDLSYVDNWSMAGDLMIIAKTVKAVLTSHGAY comes from the coding sequence ATGATCTCGTTGCCGGGTGGTCGACTTCCTGGTTCCGCGTTGGCCACCCAGATGGTGGCGGTGCCCGACAGCAAGGCCGCGCGGCGCTGGCAGGACCTGTACGCGGGACGGCTGCGCGTCAGCGACACGGTGATCGTCTCCGGATCGGTCATGCTCGCCCAACTCGTCCGATTCGGGGAGTCGCCGGCCCGGACCTCGGCCTACTCGGGCCCGGTCATGACGCTGTTCTCGATTCTCTTCGCGGCGCTGTGGCTGGCGGCTCTCGCGGTGTTCCAAACGCGGTCTCCGCGCATCATCGGGTCGGGCATCGACGAGTACCGCCGGATCGGCAGCGCATCGTTCTGGACGTTCGGCATCATCGCGATGGTCACCCTGCTCGCCAAGGTCGATCTGGCCCGCGGCTACCTCGCGATCGCGCTGCCCGCCGGCACCTTAGGACTGCTGGCCAGCCGCAGCCTGTGGCGCCAGCACCTGGGCAGTAAGCGGGCCCGCGGCCAATGCCAGACCAAGGTCCTCGCGGTCGGCGATCGCCAGGCCGTCGCGCACCTGGCACACGAGCTGGCCCGCAACCCCCGGGCGGGCTGCGTCGTGGTCGGGGTCTGCATTCCCGGATACGGCCCGTCGCGCGGCAACACCCTGGTGGTCGACGGCCGCGAGGTCCCGATCCTGGGCGACGAAAGCCATGCGGTGGACGCGATCGACCAGTGCGGCGCCGACACCGTGGCGGTCACGCGGACCGAGCACTTCGGGGTCCGCGGGATCCGAGAACTGATGTGGCAGTTGGAGACCAAGGACGTCGACCTGGTCGTCTCGCCCGGCGTGATGGACGTCGCCGAAGCGCGACTGACCCTGCAGCTGACCGCCGGGTTGCCGCTGCTGCACGTCGAGAAGCCGCAATACGAAGGCACCCAGCGCTTTCAGAAGCAGGCCTTCGACTTCTGCTTCTCCCTGGCCGCCCTGATCGCGACGGCGCCGGTGCTGATCGCCGCGGCGATCGCGATCAAGCTGACCAGTAAGGGCCCCGTCTTCTACCCGTCCGAGCGCATCGGCATGGACGGACACCCGTTCACCATGCTGAAGTTCCGCACGATGACCGAGGGCGCCGACAAGCAGCTCGACCAGCTGCTGGCGCACAACGAGAGCGCCGGCGGCATGCTGTTCAAGATGCGCCGCGACCCCCGCGTCACGCCGGTCGGCCGGATCCTGCGCCGCTTCAGCATCGACGAGCTGCCGCAGTTCATCAATGTGATCAAGGGCGACATGAGTGTCGTCGGGCCGCGGCCGCCGCTGCGCCGGGAAGTCGAGAACTACGACGGCGACGTCGCGCGCCGGTTGCTGGTGAAGCCGGGCGTCAGCGGATTGTGGCAGGTAAGCGGTCGCTCAGAGCTTTCCTGGGAGCAAACGGTCCGGTTGGATCTGTCCTACGTCGACAACTGGTCGATGGCGGGCGACCTGATGATCATTGCCAAGACCGTGAAGGCCGTTCTGACAAGCCACGGCGCATACTAG
- a CDS encoding dTDP-4-dehydrorhamnose 3,5-epimerase family protein: MKYTPTKVAGVTIVDLEPQRDHRGFSSRSFCAKEFDRYGLTFKVSHTDVFFNYTRGTVRGLHFQAPPFVESRLVRCTRGAIAAAVVDIRPDSQTFGDHMMVELNADNHRALFLPPFVAYGFQTLTANTEVNYQISGHRELADEQGLRWNDAEFGIEWPLPVTVISEEDASWPAYAPRPVPIVSAASC; this comes from the coding sequence GTGAAGTACACGCCAACCAAGGTCGCCGGCGTCACGATCGTCGACCTCGAACCGCAGCGGGACCACCGCGGCTTTTCGTCGCGGTCATTCTGCGCCAAGGAATTCGATCGTTACGGCCTGACGTTCAAGGTCAGCCACACGGATGTGTTCTTCAACTACACCCGCGGCACGGTGCGGGGGCTGCACTTTCAGGCGCCGCCCTTCGTCGAGTCCCGGTTGGTGCGCTGCACCCGCGGTGCCATCGCCGCCGCTGTCGTCGACATCCGGCCCGATTCGCAGACTTTCGGCGACCACATGATGGTCGAGCTGAACGCCGACAACCACCGGGCGCTGTTCCTGCCGCCCTTCGTCGCCTACGGCTTTCAGACGCTGACCGCCAACACCGAGGTCAACTACCAGATCAGCGGTCACCGTGAGCTGGCCGACGAGCAAGGATTGCGCTGGAACGACGCGGAATTCGGAATCGAATGGCCACTGCCGGTCACCGTCATCTCCGAGGAGGACGCGAGCTGGCCCGCATACGCGCCGCGGCCGGTGCCGATCGTGAGCGCAGCATCATGCTGA
- a CDS encoding PPE family protein translates to MDFGALPPEVNSARMYAGPGPGSLSMAAVAWTNLATELHSAASSYRSLISGLTTGRWLGPTSLTMASAFGPYVAWMSGAAARAEEAASHATLAVEIYEAAFAMTVPPPAVTANRVQLATLMSTNFFGQNSAAIAANEAEYGEMWAQDAAAMYQYAGNSVAVCDVTQFNVPPKVTDDAGLVAQSNAVGQAGAATGLQHADLANLVSQVPSTMQALTTPATGTVSTGTSAVSTGTSTAVSDTLTSLTSQLPNYLQAGVTPLYGMSSVLSMAQTAQGMARTAAEGAAAAAQGAASGAASAASALPSIGSSVVGSLGSAASLGPISVPTAWTSMIPHAPMAAAALPNIAVGGSSMPNMLGGLPMARGTAPRTPPVPRYGLIPTAMARPFAAG, encoded by the coding sequence ATGGACTTTGGCGCTCTGCCCCCGGAGGTCAACTCCGCACGGATGTACGCCGGCCCAGGGCCCGGCTCGCTGAGCATGGCCGCGGTGGCCTGGACGAACTTGGCCACCGAGCTGCACTCGGCGGCGAGTTCTTACCGCTCACTGATCTCGGGATTGACCACCGGACGGTGGCTCGGTCCGACGTCGTTGACCATGGCGTCCGCGTTCGGACCCTATGTGGCGTGGATGTCGGGTGCAGCCGCGCGGGCCGAGGAGGCAGCCAGCCACGCCACGCTCGCCGTCGAGATATACGAAGCCGCCTTCGCGATGACGGTGCCGCCACCGGCGGTGACGGCCAACCGGGTCCAGCTCGCGACACTGATGTCCACCAACTTCTTCGGCCAGAACTCGGCCGCGATCGCCGCCAACGAAGCCGAATACGGCGAGATGTGGGCGCAGGACGCCGCGGCGATGTACCAGTACGCCGGAAACTCGGTGGCCGTCTGCGACGTCACCCAGTTCAACGTTCCGCCGAAGGTCACCGATGACGCCGGGTTGGTCGCGCAGAGCAACGCGGTCGGCCAGGCCGGCGCCGCCACCGGGTTGCAGCACGCCGATCTGGCGAATCTGGTCTCCCAGGTGCCTTCCACGATGCAGGCGCTCACCACACCCGCCACCGGCACCGTTTCGACCGGTACCAGCGCCGTTTCGACCGGTACCAGCACGGCCGTGTCAGACACGCTGACCAGCCTCACGTCCCAGCTGCCCAACTATCTCCAGGCGGGAGTAACCCCGCTGTACGGGATGTCCTCCGTGCTGTCGATGGCCCAAACCGCGCAGGGTATGGCCCGGACCGCCGCGGAAGGCGCCGCCGCCGCCGCGCAAGGTGCGGCGTCGGGTGCGGCGAGTGCGGCCTCGGCGCTGCCGAGCATCGGCTCCAGCGTGGTGGGCAGCCTCGGCTCGGCCGCGTCGTTGGGCCCGATATCGGTGCCCACGGCGTGGACCAGCATGATCCCCCATGCCCCGATGGCGGCCGCGGCGCTGCCGAACATCGCCGTCGGCGGCAGCTCGATGCCGAACATGCTGGGCGGACTGCCCATGGCGCGAGGCACCGCACCGCGCACCCCTCCGGTTCCGCGCTACGGCCTCATCCCCACCGCGATGGCTCGGCCGTTCGCCGCCGGATAA
- a CDS encoding TetR/AcrR family transcriptional regulator, with translation MTSHSSDGRADATRRHILRAASHQFARRAYHEVGLDDILAEAELTKGAMYFHFRSKHALAVAIIDRQTEAGTLAVQDLVTRGLSGLETLIDFSYLIAIQDIKTDQVRAGLNLIESVGRSEGLQEKLLDQWVKALGDVVQQAIVEGDVDERCEPLDVGRMMVSLHMGLRKTSNLDDPERFLLDLEKCWGLLLAGILQPDRDDYFRQFLRRRGALAINTSSTPADPSSTSDDSS, from the coding sequence ATGACGAGCCATTCATCCGACGGACGGGCCGATGCGACCCGCCGACACATCCTGCGCGCCGCATCGCACCAGTTCGCCCGGCGTGCCTACCACGAGGTGGGCCTCGACGACATCCTCGCCGAGGCCGAACTGACCAAGGGCGCGATGTACTTCCACTTCCGGTCGAAACACGCCCTGGCGGTCGCGATCATCGACCGGCAGACCGAGGCGGGCACCCTGGCCGTCCAGGACCTGGTGACGCGGGGTCTTTCGGGTCTGGAGACGCTGATCGACTTCTCGTACCTGATCGCCATTCAGGACATCAAGACCGACCAGGTCAGGGCGGGACTGAACCTGATCGAGTCGGTCGGGCGTTCGGAAGGCCTGCAGGAGAAGCTGCTGGATCAGTGGGTCAAAGCCCTGGGTGACGTCGTGCAACAGGCCATCGTCGAGGGCGACGTCGACGAACGATGTGAGCCGCTGGATGTGGGACGCATGATGGTGTCCCTGCACATGGGGCTGCGCAAGACCAGCAATCTGGACGATCCCGAGCGGTTCCTGCTCGACCTCGAAAAGTGCTGGGGCCTGCTGTTAGCCGGGATCCTGCAACCCGACCGGGACGACTACTTCCGCCAATTCCTGCGGCGACGTGGTGCGCTGGCGATCAACACCAGTTCAACCCCCGCCGATCCCTCGTCGACCTCCGACGACTCGTCGTAA
- a CDS encoding TetR/AcrR family transcriptional regulator, with translation MARQVRSEVTRRKILNAAIDVFGEVGYSAAGWGTIIERTGMTKGALYHHFDSKESLASAIIDEGADALLNAFRNVCVKASPGLENLLHGTFTIVGMLSSDQTARAAEQLTCTLRGFNQAAGHFCAGMVELLAAEARRAIAEGDLRQDLNPEWVSETIVGAMFGARALADAIAGLDNDGGVTGDLERLTRVSELLLPGIVSEASLAYFRQFLSREAMRHARPPAVRRDSAAVSEIG, from the coding sequence ATGGCGCGCCAGGTCCGGTCTGAGGTCACCCGGCGAAAGATCCTTAACGCGGCCATCGATGTGTTCGGCGAGGTCGGCTATTCGGCCGCCGGCTGGGGCACCATCATCGAACGCACCGGGATGACCAAAGGTGCCCTCTACCACCACTTTGATTCCAAAGAGTCCCTCGCGTCGGCCATCATCGATGAGGGCGCCGACGCGCTGCTGAACGCGTTCCGGAACGTGTGTGTGAAGGCGTCACCGGGGCTCGAAAACCTGCTGCATGGCACGTTCACGATCGTCGGGATGCTGAGCTCGGACCAGACCGCCCGCGCCGCCGAGCAGCTGACCTGCACGTTGCGCGGTTTCAACCAAGCGGCGGGCCACTTCTGCGCGGGCATGGTTGAGCTGCTGGCCGCCGAGGCCAGGCGGGCGATCGCGGAGGGCGACCTGCGGCAAGACCTCAATCCCGAGTGGGTCAGCGAGACGATCGTCGGCGCCATGTTCGGCGCCCGGGCGCTGGCCGACGCGATAGCCGGCCTGGATAACGACGGCGGCGTCACCGGTGACCTGGAGCGCTTGACCCGGGTATCGGAACTCTTGCTTCCCGGCATTGTCTCGGAAGCGTCGCTGGCGTACTTCCGCCAGTTCCTTTCCCGCGAAGCCATGCGGCATGCCCGGCCCCCTGCGGTACGTCGGGACAGCGCCGCGGTCTCGGAAATCGGGTGA
- a CDS encoding PAS domain-containing protein, with protein MTTLKQLPALVVLERIPVPVLAVGDDGAILFTNTAFAEMVGYESDEVLALRFGEVFHRAPDSESSLLSVVHALANEVVELAHKDGSVVRALMSKSVGMRADDRFALATFQDLTEQLWDDER; from the coding sequence ATGACCACCTTGAAGCAGTTGCCTGCCCTGGTGGTGCTGGAGCGGATTCCGGTCCCGGTGCTGGCGGTCGGCGACGACGGCGCGATCTTGTTCACCAACACCGCATTCGCGGAAATGGTGGGCTACGAATCCGACGAGGTGCTGGCGCTGCGCTTCGGCGAGGTTTTCCACCGGGCTCCCGACTCGGAGTCCTCGCTGCTGTCGGTGGTCCATGCCCTGGCGAACGAGGTCGTCGAATTGGCACACAAGGACGGCTCGGTCGTGCGTGCGCTGATGAGCAAGTCAGTGGGAATGCGCGCCGACGACCGATTCGCCCTGGCGACCTTCCAGGACCTGACCGAGCAACTGTGGGACGACGAGCGCTAG
- the metG gene encoding methionine--tRNA ligase yields MRPYYVTTAIAYPNGAPHVGHAYEYIATDAIARFKRLDGFDVRFLTGTDEHGQKVAETAAAAGVPTAELARRNSDVFQRMQEALNISFDRFIRTTDADHHEASKEIWRRMQAAGDIYLATYSGWYSVRDERYFSDSETEVVDGTRIATETGAPVTWSEKEQTFFFRLSAYADKLLAHYEANPDFIGPEVRRNEVVSFVSGGLTDFSISRTTFDWGVQVPEHPDHVMYVWVDALTNYLTGAGFPDTDSELFRRYWPADLHMIGKDIIRFHAVYWPAFLMSAGIELPRRVYAHGFLHHRGEKMSKSVGNTIDPVALVDAFGVDQLRYFLLREVPFGQDGGYSEEAIINRINTDLANELGNLAQRSLSMIAKNLDGVMPEPGEFTAADSNLLATADALLERVRANFDEQAMHLALEAIWLMLGEANRYFSAEQPWVLRKSESEADQVRFRTVLYTTCEAVRIAALLVAPVMPESAGKLLDLLGQAADQRTFAAIGARLTPGSVLPAPTGVFPRYQPVSENE; encoded by the coding sequence ATGAGGCCCTATTACGTCACTACTGCGATCGCGTATCCAAACGGTGCGCCGCACGTGGGTCATGCCTACGAATACATCGCGACCGACGCGATCGCCCGCTTCAAGCGGCTCGACGGTTTCGACGTGCGCTTCCTGACCGGGACCGACGAGCACGGCCAGAAAGTCGCCGAGACCGCGGCCGCCGCGGGGGTACCGACCGCCGAGCTGGCCCGGCGCAATTCCGATGTCTTCCAACGCATGCAGGAAGCCCTGAACATTTCGTTCGACCGCTTCATCCGCACCACCGATGCCGACCACCACGAGGCGTCCAAGGAGATCTGGCGCCGCATGCAGGCCGCCGGAGACATCTATCTGGCGACCTATTCCGGTTGGTACTCGGTGCGCGACGAGCGCTACTTCAGCGACTCGGAAACCGAGGTCGTCGACGGGACCCGTATCGCCACCGAGACCGGCGCGCCGGTGACCTGGAGCGAGAAGGAGCAGACCTTCTTCTTCCGGCTCTCGGCCTACGCCGACAAGCTGCTCGCCCACTACGAGGCCAACCCCGACTTCATCGGACCCGAGGTGCGGCGCAACGAGGTCGTCAGCTTCGTCTCGGGCGGGCTGACCGATTTCTCGATCTCGCGAACCACCTTCGACTGGGGCGTGCAGGTGCCCGAGCACCCCGACCACGTCATGTACGTCTGGGTCGACGCCCTGACCAACTACCTGACCGGCGCCGGATTCCCCGACACCGACTCGGAGTTGTTCCGCCGCTACTGGCCCGCCGATTTGCACATGATCGGCAAGGACATCATCCGGTTCCACGCGGTCTACTGGCCGGCCTTTTTGATGTCGGCCGGAATCGAGCTGCCGAGAAGGGTTTACGCGCACGGGTTCTTGCACCACCGCGGCGAGAAGATGAGCAAATCGGTGGGCAACACCATCGACCCGGTGGCGCTGGTGGACGCGTTCGGCGTGGATCAGCTGCGCTACTTCCTGCTGCGCGAGGTGCCGTTCGGCCAGGACGGCGGCTACAGCGAAGAGGCCATCATCAACCGGATCAACACCGATCTGGCCAACGAGTTGGGGAACCTGGCGCAGCGGTCTTTGTCGATGATCGCCAAGAACCTCGACGGGGTGATGCCCGAACCGGGCGAGTTCACCGCCGCCGACTCCAACCTGCTCGCGACGGCCGACGCGTTGTTGGAGCGGGTGCGCGCGAATTTCGACGAGCAGGCGATGCACTTGGCGCTCGAGGCGATCTGGCTGATGCTGGGCGAGGCGAACAGATACTTTTCGGCCGAGCAGCCGTGGGTGTTGCGCAAGAGCGAATCCGAGGCGGACCAGGTGCGGTTTCGGACCGTGCTCTACACGACCTGCGAGGCGGTCCGCATCGCGGCACTGCTGGTTGCGCCGGTGATGCCAGAGTCCGCCGGCAAGCTGCTGGACCTGCTCGGGCAGGCCGCCGACCAGCGAACGTTTGCCGCGATCGGTGCGCGGCTAACCCCTGGCTCGGTGCTGCCGGCGCCCACCGGCGTATTCCCCCGGTACCAGCCGGTTTCGGAAAACGAGTGA
- a CDS encoding TatD family hydrolase yields MRVSSSRPGKREAPPAPEPLAPLIDAHTHLDACGADDADGVVAIVDRAAAVGVGAVVTIADDLDSARWAVRAAGWDPRVYAAVALHPTRADALDGAARAEIERLVADPRVVAVGETGIDLYWPGRLDGCAAPDVQREAFAWHIDLAKRCGKPLMIHNRDADAAVLDVLDAEGAPDTVIFHCFSSDSAMARRCAEAGWFVSLSGTVSFRNARALREAVPLVPAEQLLVETDAPFLTPHPYRGAPNEPYCLPYTVRAIAELLDRPAEELARITTSNAGRVYGLVESGG; encoded by the coding sequence GTGCGCGTGAGCTCCAGCCGACCTGGTAAACGAGAAGCGCCACCCGCCCCGGAGCCGCTGGCACCCCTGATCGATGCGCACACTCACCTCGACGCATGCGGCGCCGACGACGCCGATGGGGTGGTGGCCATCGTCGACCGCGCCGCCGCGGTGGGGGTGGGCGCCGTCGTGACGATCGCCGACGACCTGGACTCGGCGCGCTGGGCGGTGCGGGCGGCGGGCTGGGACCCGCGCGTGTACGCCGCGGTGGCGTTGCACCCGACGCGCGCCGACGCCCTCGACGGCGCCGCGCGCGCCGAAATCGAGCGGCTGGTGGCCGATCCCCGCGTGGTGGCCGTGGGGGAGACCGGGATCGATCTGTACTGGCCCGGTCGGCTGGACGGCTGCGCCGCGCCCGATGTGCAGCGGGAGGCCTTCGCGTGGCATATCGACCTGGCCAAGCGGTGCGGCAAGCCGCTGATGATTCACAACCGGGACGCCGACGCCGCGGTGCTCGACGTGCTGGACGCCGAGGGCGCGCCCGACACCGTGATCTTCCACTGCTTTTCGTCCGACAGCGCGATGGCCCGTCGCTGCGCCGAAGCCGGGTGGTTTGTCAGCCTGTCCGGGACGGTGAGCTTCCGTAACGCCCGCGCGCTGCGCGAGGCCGTGCCGCTGGTTCCGGCCGAACAGCTGCTGGTGGAAACCGACGCGCCGTTTTTGACACCACATCCTTATCGCGGCGCACCCAACGAGCCGTATTGCCTTCCTTATACTGTTCGTGCGATCGCGGAGCTGCTCGATCGCCCGGCGGAGGAACTAGCCCGAATCACCACGAGCAATGCCGGGCGGGTCTACGGACTCGTCGAATCGGGCGGGTGA